Proteins from a genomic interval of Streptococcus sp. D7B5:
- a CDS encoding cytidine deaminase, whose product MATTELIELAIETSKNAYVPYSHFPIGAVLVAKDGSIYTGVNIENASYPLTNCGERTAIFKAVSEGKREFSELIVYGQTEKPISPCGACRQVMVEFFEQDLKVTLVAKDKSTVEMTVGELLPYSFTDLN is encoded by the coding sequence ATGGCGACTACTGAGTTAATTGAACTAGCAATTGAAACCAGCAAGAATGCCTACGTGCCCTATTCTCACTTTCCTATCGGAGCTGTTTTAGTAGCCAAGGATGGTAGTATTTATACAGGTGTGAACATCGAGAATGCTAGTTATCCCTTGACTAACTGTGGGGAACGTACAGCTATCTTCAAGGCAGTCTCTGAGGGGAAACGGGAATTTTCAGAATTGATTGTCTACGGACAAACTGAAAAACCCATCTCGCCATGTGGTGCTTGCCGCCAGGTCATGGTTGAATTTTTTGAACAAGATCTAAAAGTGACTTTAGTCGCTAAAGATAAATCGACGGTCGAGATGACGGTCGGGGAGTTACTTCCATACTCATTTACAGACTTAAATTAG
- a CDS encoding ABC transporter ATP-binding protein → MAHENVIEMRDITKVFGEFVANDKINLQLRKGEIHALLGENGAGKSTLMNMLAGLLEPTSGEIVVNGQVVKLDSPSKAAGLGIGMVHQHFMLVEAFTVAENIILGSEITKNGVLDIAGATKEIKALSERYGLAVDPAAKVADISVGAQQRVEILKTLYRGADILIFDEPTAVLTPSEIDELMAIMKNLVKEGKSIILITHKLDEIRAVSNRVTVIRRGKSIQTVEIAGATNADLAEMMVGRSVSFKTEKQAPQPKEVVLSIKDLVVNENRGVPAVKNLSLDVRAGEIVGIAGIDGNGQSELIQAITGLRKIESGSVELKGKSIVGMHPRQITELSVGHVPEDRHRDGLILEMMISENIALQTYYKEPLSKNGILNYANITSHAKKLMEEFDVRAASEFVPAAALSGGNQQKAIIAREIDRDPDLLIVSQPTRGLDVGAIEYIHKRLIEERDNGKAVLVVSFELDEILNVSDRIAVIHDGKIQGIVSPETTNKQELGVLMAGGNLGKEKSDV, encoded by the coding sequence ATGGCACACGAAAATGTCATTGAGATGCGGGATATTACCAAGGTGTTTGGTGAATTTGTAGCAAACGACAAAATCAACTTGCAACTGCGAAAAGGTGAAATCCATGCACTTTTAGGAGAAAATGGAGCGGGTAAATCCACTCTGATGAATATGCTGGCAGGACTTCTTGAACCAACGAGTGGTGAAATTGTGGTGAATGGTCAGGTTGTAAAACTAGACTCACCATCTAAAGCCGCTGGTCTTGGAATTGGGATGGTTCACCAACATTTCATGTTGGTTGAAGCTTTTACAGTAGCTGAGAATATCATTTTAGGGAGTGAAATCACTAAAAATGGTGTTCTAGATATAGCTGGTGCTACTAAAGAAATCAAGGCTCTTTCTGAACGTTATGGTTTGGCAGTGGATCCAGCTGCTAAGGTGGCGGATATTTCCGTTGGTGCCCAACAACGTGTAGAGATCTTGAAAACACTCTATCGTGGTGCTGATATCCTTATCTTTGACGAACCTACAGCCGTATTGACTCCTTCAGAGATTGATGAGTTGATGGCAATCATGAAAAACCTTGTCAAAGAAGGGAAGTCTATCATTTTGATTACCCATAAACTGGATGAGATTCGTGCGGTATCCAATCGAGTCACGGTTATCCGTCGTGGGAAATCAATCCAGACAGTTGAAATCGCAGGGGCAACAAATGCGGACTTGGCAGAAATGATGGTTGGACGCTCAGTCTCCTTTAAAACGGAAAAACAGGCACCACAACCCAAAGAAGTGGTCTTGTCTATCAAAGACTTGGTTGTCAATGAAAACCGCGGTGTACCAGCTGTGAAGAATCTTTCTTTGGATGTTCGTGCTGGTGAGATTGTCGGTATTGCAGGTATTGATGGCAATGGTCAATCTGAACTCATTCAAGCCATTACAGGTCTTCGTAAGATTGAGTCAGGTAGCGTTGAATTAAAAGGCAAATCAATTGTGGGAATGCATCCTCGACAAATTACAGAACTAAGCGTGGGGCACGTTCCTGAGGATCGTCACCGGGATGGCTTGATTTTGGAGATGATGATTTCAGAAAATATTGCTCTTCAAACCTACTACAAAGAACCACTCAGCAAGAATGGTATCTTGAACTATGCCAATATCACTTCACATGCCAAGAAATTGATGGAAGAATTTGACGTCCGTGCGGCAAGCGAATTTGTTCCAGCAGCAGCTCTTTCAGGAGGAAATCAACAAAAAGCGATTATCGCTCGTGAGATTGATCGTGATCCTGATCTCCTTATCGTCAGCCAACCAACTCGTGGTTTGGATGTCGGTGCCATTGAATATATCCACAAACGTTTGATTGAAGAGCGTGATAACGGTAAGGCTGTCCTTGTTGTCAGCTTTGAATTGGATGAGATTTTAAATGTCTCAGACCGAATTGCTGTTATTCACGATGGTAAGATTCAAGGTATTGTATCGCCAGAAACGACTAACAAACAAGAACTTGGTGTCTTGATGGCAGGTGGAAACTTGGGAAAGGAGAAGAGTGATGTCTAA
- a CDS encoding class I SAM-dependent methyltransferase, which translates to MSKMYYAENPDAAHDIHELRVELLGENMTFLTDAGVFSKKMVDFGSQLLLKCLEVNEGEKVLDVGCGYGPLGLSLAKAYGAQVTMVDINNRALDLARQNAERNKVEATIFQSNIYEQVEGKFDHVISNPPIRAGKQVVHEIIEKSRDFLKDGGDLTIVIQKKQGAPSARNKMEDVFGSCEIVKKDKGYYILRSVKE; encoded by the coding sequence ATGAGTAAAATGTATTATGCAGAAAATCCTGATGCTGCTCACGACATTCATGAGTTGAGAGTGGAGTTGTTGGGAGAAAACATGACCTTTTTGACGGATGCGGGTGTTTTCAGCAAGAAAATGGTTGACTTTGGGAGTCAGCTCTTGCTTAAGTGCCTAGAGGTCAATGAAGGAGAGAAGGTCCTTGATGTGGGTTGTGGTTATGGGCCATTGGGTTTGTCGTTAGCCAAGGCTTATGGAGCTCAGGTAACCATGGTCGATATCAATAATCGTGCCTTGGACCTAGCGCGACAAAATGCTGAACGTAATAAAGTAGAAGCAACGATTTTCCAATCCAATATCTATGAACAAGTTGAAGGGAAGTTTGACCATGTTATTTCCAATCCGCCGATTCGAGCGGGCAAACAGGTTGTTCATGAGATTATCGAAAAGAGCAGAGATTTCTTGAAAGACGGAGGAGATTTAACCATCGTCATTCAGAAAAAACAAGGGGCTCCAAGTGCTAGAAATAAGATGGAAGACGTTTTTGGAAGTTGTGAAATTGTAAAGAAAGATAAGGGATATTATATCCTTAGAAGTGTGAAAGAATGA
- the plsY gene encoding glycerol-3-phosphate 1-O-acyltransferase PlsY, whose protein sequence is MMTFVLLILAYLLGSIPSGLWIGQIFFQTNLREHGSGNTGTTNTFRILGKKAGMATFVIDFFKGTLATLLPILFHLQGASPLVFGLLAVIGHTFPIFAGFKGGKAVATSAGVVFGFAPAFCLYLAIVFFGSLYLGSMISLSSVTASIAAVIGVLLFPLFGFILNSYDPLFILIILALASLIIIRHKDNITRIKNKTENLVPWGLNLTHQNPKK, encoded by the coding sequence ATGATGACATTTGTATTATTAATTTTAGCTTATTTGCTAGGTTCGATTCCGTCTGGTCTTTGGATTGGACAAATCTTCTTTCAAACAAATCTGCGTGAACACGGCTCTGGAAACACCGGAACAACCAATACTTTCCGAATTTTAGGTAAGAAAGCGGGTATGGCAACCTTTGTGATTGACTTCTTTAAAGGAACCTTGGCCACTCTCCTTCCTATTCTTTTCCACCTACAAGGTGCATCACCTCTTGTATTTGGACTTTTGGCTGTGATTGGACATACTTTCCCTATCTTTGCAGGATTTAAGGGGGGCAAGGCTGTCGCAACTAGCGCTGGAGTTGTTTTCGGATTTGCGCCTGCCTTCTGTCTCTATCTAGCAATCGTATTCTTTGGAAGCCTCTATCTAGGTAGTATGATTTCACTGTCTAGCGTTACTGCTTCTATCGCAGCCGTTATCGGAGTTCTCCTATTTCCACTATTTGGTTTTATCCTAAACAGCTATGACCCTCTCTTCATTTTGATTATCCTAGCACTTGCTAGCTTGATTATCATTCGTCACAAGGATAATATCACACGTATCAAAAATAAAACTGAAAATCTTGTCCCTTGGGGATTGAACCTAACCCATCAAAATCCAAAAAAATAA
- the deoC gene encoding deoxyribose-phosphate aldolase — protein sequence MKLNKYIDHTLLKQDASQEQIDCLLSEAREYDFASVCVNPTWVKHAKTGLEGSDVKVCTVVGFPLGATTSAVKAFETKEAVQNGADEIDMVINVGALKSGNLDLVESDIRAVVEASGDKLVKVIIEACLLTDDEKVVACQLSQKAGADFVKTSTGFSTGGATIEDVQLMRKTVGPDMGVKAAGGARSYADAVAFVEAGATRIGTSAGVAILKGELADGDY from the coding sequence ATGAAGTTAAATAAATATATTGATCATACGCTTTTAAAGCAAGATGCAAGCCAAGAACAAATTGATTGTTTGCTATCTGAAGCGCGTGAGTATGACTTTGCCAGCGTTTGTGTTAATCCCACATGGGTGAAACATGCGAAAACAGGGCTTGAAGGCTCAGATGTAAAAGTTTGTACAGTAGTAGGTTTTCCTTTGGGAGCAACAACTTCAGCTGTGAAAGCTTTTGAAACAAAAGAAGCTGTCCAAAATGGTGCAGATGAGATTGATATGGTTATCAATGTCGGTGCTCTCAAATCAGGCAATCTGGATTTAGTTGAATCGGACATCCGTGCTGTCGTAGAAGCAAGTGGTGACAAGTTGGTGAAGGTCATTATTGAAGCTTGCTTGTTGACAGACGATGAAAAGGTTGTGGCTTGCCAATTATCCCAGAAAGCAGGCGCTGACTTTGTCAAAACATCAACTGGATTTTCAACTGGTGGTGCCACTATTGAGGATGTTCAGTTGATGCGTAAAACAGTCGGACCAGATATGGGAGTTAAGGCAGCTGGTGGAGCTCGTTCATATGCGGATGCTGTCGCTTTTGTGGAAGCAGGTGCTACTCGTATTGGAACATCCGCTGGTGTAGCAATCTTAAAAGGAGAATTGGCTGATGGCGACTACTGA
- the parE gene encoding DNA topoisomerase IV subunit B, translated as MSKKEININNYNDDAIQVLEGLDAVRKRPGMYIGSTDGAGLHHLVWEIVDNAVDEALSGFGDRIDVTINKDGSLTVQDHGRGMPTGMHAMGIPTVEVIFTILHAGGKFGQGGYKTSGGLHGVGSSVVNALSSWLEVEITRDGAVYKQRFENGGKPVTTLEKVGTAPKSKTGTKVTFMPDASIFSTTDFKYNTISERLNESAFLLKNVTLSLTDKRTDESIEFHYENGVQDFVSYLNEDKETLTPVLYFEGEDNSFQVEVALQYNDGFSDNILSFVNNVRTKDGGTHETGLKSAITKVMNDYARKTGLLKEKDKNLEGSDYREGLAAVLSILVPEEHLQFEGQTKDKLGSPLARPVVDGIVADKLTFFLMENGELASNLIRKAIKARDAREAARKARDESRNGKKNKKDKGLLSGKLTPAQSKNPAKNELYLVEGDSAGGSAKQGRDRKFQAILPLRGKVINTAKAKMADILKNEEINTMIYTIGAGVGADFSIEDANYDKIIIMTDADTDGAHIQTLLLTFFYRYMRPLVEAGHVYIALPPLYKMSKGKGKKEEVAYAWTDGELEELRKQFGKGATLQRYKGLGEMNADQLWETTMNPETRTLIRVTIEDLARAERRVNVLMGDKVEPRRKWIEDNVKFTLEEATVF; from the coding sequence GTGTCAAAAAAGGAAATCAATATTAATAACTACAATGATGACGCCATTCAGGTGCTAGAAGGGTTGGATGCGGTCCGTAAACGTCCGGGGATGTATATTGGCTCGACTGACGGTGCTGGTCTCCATCACCTAGTCTGGGAAATTGTGGACAATGCAGTCGATGAAGCCTTGTCTGGATTTGGTGACCGCATTGATGTGACTATCAATAAAGACGGCAGTCTAACCGTTCAAGACCATGGTCGAGGGATGCCGACAGGGATGCACGCCATGGGAATTCCAACTGTTGAAGTTATCTTTACCATTCTCCATGCTGGGGGAAAATTCGGACAAGGTGGTTACAAGACTTCTGGTGGTCTTCACGGAGTTGGTTCTTCTGTAGTCAACGCCCTCTCTAGTTGGCTGGAAGTGGAAATTACGCGTGATGGTGCAGTCTACAAGCAACGTTTTGAAAATGGTGGGAAGCCCGTAACAACTCTTGAAAAGGTTGGAACAGCACCTAAGTCTAAGACAGGTACTAAAGTTACCTTTATGCCGGATGCTAGTATCTTTTCTACGACAGATTTCAAGTACAATACCATTTCAGAGCGTCTTAATGAGTCAGCCTTTCTCTTAAAAAATGTAACCTTGTCATTAACAGACAAACGAACAGATGAATCTATCGAATTCCATTATGAGAACGGGGTACAAGACTTTGTTTCTTACCTCAATGAAGACAAGGAAACCTTGACGCCAGTCCTATACTTTGAAGGCGAAGACAATAGTTTCCAAGTGGAAGTTGCCCTCCAGTACAATGATGGTTTTTCAGATAATATTCTATCCTTTGTCAATAACGTTCGCACGAAAGATGGTGGAACGCATGAGACAGGACTTAAGTCTGCCATTACCAAGGTTATGAATGACTACGCTCGTAAAACGGGACTTCTCAAGGAAAAAGATAAAAACCTTGAGGGTTCAGATTATCGTGAGGGACTTGCAGCCGTTCTTTCTATCCTAGTTCCTGAAGAACACCTCCAGTTTGAAGGTCAGACCAAGGATAAACTAGGGAGTCCTCTGGCTCGTCCTGTTGTAGATGGAATTGTGGCTGATAAGTTGACCTTCTTCCTCATGGAAAATGGAGAACTAGCTTCTAATCTCATTCGCAAGGCTATCAAGGCCCGTGATGCTCGTGAAGCAGCACGTAAGGCGCGTGATGAGAGCCGAAATGGCAAGAAGAATAAGAAAGACAAGGGCTTGCTTTCTGGTAAATTAACGCCAGCCCAGTCTAAAAATCCAGCTAAGAATGAACTCTATCTAGTCGAGGGTGACTCTGCCGGTGGTTCTGCCAAACAAGGTCGTGACCGCAAGTTCCAGGCTATCTTACCTCTTCGTGGTAAGGTGATTAATACAGCCAAGGCTAAGATGGCGGATATCCTCAAAAATGAAGAAATTAATACCATGATTTATACCATTGGTGCGGGTGTGGGTGCAGACTTCTCCATTGAAGATGCCAACTATGACAAGATCATTATCATGACCGATGCGGACACCGATGGTGCCCATATCCAGACCTTGCTCTTGACATTTTTCTATCGTTACATGCGTCCGCTAGTTGAGGCAGGCCATGTCTATATTGCCCTTCCGCCTCTTTACAAGATGTCCAAAGGCAAAGGCAAGAAAGAAGAAGTAGCTTATGCTTGGACAGACGGAGAACTAGAAGAACTCCGCAAACAGTTTGGTAAAGGCGCAACCCTCCAACGCTACAAGGGACTTGGTGAAATGAACGCAGATCAGCTCTGGGAAACAACCATGAATCCAGAAACCCGCACTCTTATCCGTGTCACCATCGAAGACCTAGCACGCGCTGAACGTCGCGTCAATGTCCTCATGGGAGACAAGGTTGAACCACGCCGTAAATGGATTGAAGATAATGTTAAGTTTACGCTGGAGGAAGCGACAGTGTTTTAA
- a CDS encoding BMP family protein, translated as MNKKQWLGLGLVAVAAVGLAACGNRSSRNAASSSSEMKTKAAIVTDTGGVDDKSFNQSAWEGLQDWGKEHNLSKDKGYTYFQSTSEADYANNLQQAAGSYNLIFGVGFALHNAVEEAAKDHSDLNYVLIDDVIEGQNNVASVRFADNEAAYLAGVAAAKTTKTKQVGFVGGIESEVISRFAAGFKAGVESVDPSIKVQVDYAGSFGDAAKGKTIAAAQYAAGADVVYQAAGGTGAGVFAEAKSLNENKNENEKVWVIGVDRDQAAEGKYTSKDGKESNFVLVSTLKQVGTTVKDIANKTEKGEFPGGQVIVYSLKDKGVELAVTNLSEEGKKAVEDAKAKILDGSVKVPEK; from the coding sequence ATGAACAAGAAACAATGGCTAGGCCTTGGTCTAGTTGCAGTAGCAGCAGTTGGACTTGCTGCATGTGGTAACCGCTCTTCTCGTAACGCAGCTTCATCTTCATCAGAAATGAAGACCAAAGCAGCAATCGTAACAGATACTGGTGGTGTTGATGATAAATCATTTAACCAATCAGCTTGGGAAGGTTTGCAAGACTGGGGTAAAGAACACAATCTTTCTAAAGATAAAGGTTACACTTACTTCCAATCAACAAGCGAAGCAGACTATGCTAACAACTTGCAACAAGCGGCTGGAAGTTACAACCTGATCTTCGGTGTTGGTTTTGCCCTTCACAATGCAGTTGAGGAAGCAGCAAAAGACCACTCTGACCTAAACTATGTCTTGATTGATGATGTGATTGAAGGTCAAAATAATGTTGCGAGCGTAAGATTTGCGGATAACGAAGCAGCTTACCTTGCTGGTGTTGCAGCAGCGAAAACTACGAAAACAAAACAAGTTGGTTTTGTAGGTGGTATCGAATCTGAAGTTATTTCACGTTTTGCAGCTGGATTCAAAGCTGGTGTTGAGTCAGTAGACCCATCTATCAAAGTCCAAGTTGACTACGCTGGTTCATTTGGTGATGCTGCCAAAGGTAAAACAATTGCAGCAGCTCAATACGCTGCCGGTGCAGACGTTGTCTACCAAGCAGCTGGTGGTACAGGTGCTGGTGTCTTTGCTGAAGCAAAATCATTGAACGAAAACAAAAATGAAAACGAAAAAGTTTGGGTTATCGGTGTAGACCGTGACCAAGCAGCAGAAGGTAAATACACTTCTAAAGATGGTAAAGAATCTAACTTTGTTCTTGTATCTACATTGAAACAAGTTGGTACAACTGTAAAAGATATTGCCAACAAAACAGAAAAAGGTGAATTCCCTGGTGGACAAGTGATTGTTTACTCATTGAAAGATAAAGGGGTTGAGCTAGCAGTAACAAACCTTTCAGAAGAAGGTAAAAAAGCTGTTGAAGATGCAAAAGCTAAAATCCTTGACGGAAGCGTAAAAGTTCCTGAAAAATAA
- a CDS encoding ABC transporter permease: MSKKLQQISVPLISVFLGILLGAIVMWIFGYDAIWGYEELFYTAFGSLRGIGEIFRAMGPLVLIGLGFAVASRAGFFNVGLPGQALAGWILSGWFALSNPDMPRLVLIPLTVIIALIAGGIVGAIPGILRAYLGTSEVIVTIMMNYIVLYVGNAFIHAFPKDIMQSTDSTIRVSANATYQTPWLSELTGNSRMNIGIFFAIIAVGVIWFLLKKTTLGFEIRAVGLNPHASEYAGISAKRTIILSMIISGALAGLGGAVEGLGTFQNVYVQGSSLAIGFNGMAVSLLAGNSPIGILFAAFLFGVLQVGAPGMNAAQVPSELVSIVTASIIFFVSVHYIIERFVKPKKQVKGGK; this comes from the coding sequence ATGTCTAAAAAGTTACAACAAATTTCGGTTCCCTTGATTTCCGTATTCTTAGGAATCTTGCTCGGAGCCATTGTCATGTGGATCTTCGGATATGATGCTATCTGGGGCTATGAGGAGTTGTTCTATACAGCTTTTGGTAGCCTCCGTGGGATTGGAGAAATTTTCCGTGCCATGGGTCCTCTTGTCTTGATAGGTCTAGGTTTCGCAGTTGCCAGTCGAGCAGGTTTCTTTAACGTTGGACTTCCTGGTCAAGCACTTGCAGGCTGGATTCTCAGTGGTTGGTTTGCCTTGTCAAATCCAGACATGCCTCGTCTCGTTTTGATTCCATTGACAGTGATCATTGCTTTGATCGCAGGTGGAATTGTTGGAGCAATTCCAGGTATCCTCAGAGCCTATCTCGGTACGTCAGAGGTCATTGTGACCATCATGATGAACTACATTGTATTGTATGTGGGAAATGCCTTTATTCATGCCTTTCCTAAAGATATTATGCAAAGTACAGACTCAACGATTCGTGTTAGTGCCAACGCTACATACCAGACCCCATGGTTATCAGAGTTGACTGGAAATTCTCGTATGAATATCGGAATCTTCTTTGCAATCATTGCTGTTGGCGTGATTTGGTTCTTGCTCAAGAAAACGACTCTCGGTTTTGAAATTCGCGCAGTTGGTCTCAATCCCCACGCTTCAGAGTACGCTGGTATTTCAGCAAAACGTACAATCATTCTATCAATGATTATCTCTGGTGCTTTGGCTGGTCTTGGTGGAGCTGTCGAAGGTCTTGGAACCTTCCAAAACGTTTACGTTCAGGGATCATCATTAGCTATCGGATTTAACGGGATGGCAGTTAGTTTGCTTGCTGGAAATTCACCAATTGGAATTCTCTTTGCAGCCTTCTTATTTGGAGTTTTGCAAGTAGGAGCACCGGGGATGAACGCAGCACAAGTTCCGTCTGAGCTTGTTAGCATTGTAACAGCGTCTATTATCTTCTTTGTCAGCGTTCACTATATTATCGAACGCTTTGTCAAACCTAAAAAACAAGTTAAAGGAGGTAAGTAA
- a CDS encoding pyrimidine-nucleoside phosphorylase: protein MRAVDLIQKKRDGQELTTAEIKWLVEGYVAGTVPDYQMSAFAMAVYFKGMTTREISDLTMNMVKTGQEFDLSAIDGVKVDKHSTGGVGDKVTLILAPLVASFGVPVAKMSGRGLGHTGGTIDKLESIKGYQVERSQEDFIRQVQDIGVSVIGQSDQLVKADKLLYALRDVTATVDTIPLIASSVMSKKIAAGADAILLDVTVGEGAFMKTVDEARELAQTMVDLGKAVGRKTVAVITDMSQPLGRAIGNRLEILEAIEILQGKGREDISHFICELAQIMLGLADVEKTIEEIRQHLENGQALAKFEEMVTAQGGDLEDLYRPVKVAHVVEIPAQDTGVISALPAMEFGLYAMRLGAGRAIKSDDLDYETGIVFEKKVGDSVQKGEIVAKVYTNGKISSELVTEFQKYVKINDGVQSLREIIEIIS, encoded by the coding sequence ATGAGAGCAGTTGATTTAATCCAAAAGAAACGAGATGGTCAAGAACTGACTACGGCTGAAATCAAATGGTTGGTAGAAGGCTATGTGGCTGGAACTGTTCCAGATTATCAAATGTCTGCTTTTGCTATGGCTGTTTATTTTAAAGGAATGACCACACGTGAGATTTCTGATCTGACGATGAATATGGTTAAAACAGGTCAGGAGTTTGATTTGTCAGCTATTGATGGGGTTAAAGTTGACAAGCATTCGACTGGTGGTGTAGGTGATAAGGTGACCTTGATTTTGGCTCCCCTTGTTGCGAGTTTCGGCGTGCCTGTTGCTAAGATGAGTGGTCGAGGTCTCGGCCATACTGGTGGGACAATTGATAAATTGGAATCCATTAAGGGCTACCAAGTCGAGCGAAGTCAAGAGGATTTCATTCGTCAGGTACAGGACATTGGTGTATCTGTCATTGGGCAGTCAGATCAGCTGGTTAAAGCAGATAAACTTCTCTATGCCCTCCGAGATGTGACCGCAACTGTCGACACGATTCCTTTGATTGCGAGTTCGGTGATGAGCAAGAAAATTGCTGCAGGAGCGGATGCCATTTTGCTAGATGTAACGGTCGGTGAGGGTGCCTTTATGAAGACGGTTGATGAGGCACGCGAATTGGCTCAAACCATGGTGGATCTTGGTAAGGCAGTTGGTCGAAAGACGGTAGCAGTTATTACCGATATGAGCCAACCCTTGGGACGAGCCATTGGCAATCGTCTCGAAATCCTTGAGGCAATCGAGATTCTTCAAGGAAAAGGTCGAGAAGATATTAGTCACTTTATCTGCGAGTTAGCTCAGATTATGCTTGGATTGGCTGATGTTGAGAAAACGATCGAGGAAATCCGTCAACACCTGGAAAATGGCCAAGCACTGGCTAAGTTTGAAGAAATGGTAACAGCACAAGGCGGTGATTTAGAAGATCTTTATCGCCCCGTCAAAGTTGCCCATGTGGTGGAAATTCCAGCTCAAGATACGGGTGTTATTTCAGCTCTTCCTGCAATGGAATTTGGCCTCTATGCCATGAGACTAGGAGCTGGTCGTGCAATCAAGTCTGATGACTTGGACTATGAAACAGGGATTGTTTTTGAGAAGAAGGTTGGAGACTCCGTTCAAAAAGGGGAAATTGTTGCAAAAGTTTATACAAATGGAAAAATTTCTTCTGAACTAGTTACAGAATTTCAAAAATATGTTAAAATAAATGATGGAGTGCAAAGTTTACGAGAAATTATAGAAATTATCTCATAA
- a CDS encoding ABC transporter permease encodes MSITTLLTLLVSSMLIYSAPLIFTSIGGVFSERAGVVNVGLEGIMVMGAFSGVVFNLEFAEQLGAATPWISLLVAGIVGAIFSLIHAVATVHFRADHVVSGTVLNLMAPALAVFLVKVLYNKGQTDNLSQTFGRFDFPVLADIPVIGDIFFKSTSLLGYIAIAFSFLAWFILFKTRFGLRLRSVGEHPQAADTLGINVYKMRYLGVVISGFLGGIGGAIYAQSISVNFSVTTIVGPGFIALAAMIFGKWNPIGAMLSSLFFGLSQSLAVIGSQLPFLQGVPAVYLQIAPYVLTILVLAAFFGKAVAPKADGINYIKSK; translated from the coding sequence ATGTCTATTACAACATTACTCACCCTCTTGGTCTCTTCTATGCTGATTTACTCAGCACCACTTATTTTTACGAGTATCGGAGGCGTTTTCTCTGAACGTGCTGGTGTTGTCAATGTCGGTCTTGAAGGAATTATGGTTATGGGGGCCTTTTCTGGGGTTGTCTTTAACCTTGAGTTTGCAGAACAACTTGGAGCAGCTACTCCTTGGATTTCCTTGTTAGTTGCTGGTATCGTGGGAGCTATTTTCTCCCTCATCCATGCAGTCGCTACAGTTCATTTCCGTGCGGACCATGTTGTCAGTGGTACAGTATTGAACTTGATGGCGCCTGCCCTAGCGGTTTTCTTGGTTAAAGTTCTTTATAACAAAGGACAAACGGATAACTTAAGCCAAACTTTTGGACGTTTTGATTTCCCAGTTTTGGCTGATATCCCAGTGATTGGAGATATCTTCTTCAAGTCAACCAGTCTACTAGGTTATATCGCGATTGCCTTCTCTTTCCTTGCTTGGTTTATCCTCTTCAAGACCCGCTTTGGTCTTCGTCTTCGCTCTGTCGGTGAACACCCTCAAGCAGCGGATACCTTGGGGATCAATGTCTACAAAATGAGATATCTTGGGGTTGTTATTTCAGGTTTCCTTGGTGGAATTGGGGGAGCGATTTATGCTCAATCCATTTCAGTTAACTTCTCAGTGACAACTATTGTCGGTCCTGGATTTATCGCTCTTGCGGCAATGATCTTTGGTAAATGGAACCCAATCGGTGCTATGCTTTCTAGTCTCTTCTTCGGACTTTCACAAAGTTTGGCAGTTATCGGTTCTCAATTACCTTTCCTACAAGGAGTGCCAGCGGTTTACCTTCAAATCGCCCCTTATGTCTTGACCATCCTTGTCTTGGCAGCCTTCTTTGGAAAAGCAGTTGCACCTAAGGCAGACGGTATCAACTACATCAAGTCAAAATAA